gagaatttttttttgttggaaTGCAAGAGAcagcaagaaaaacaaacaaacagtctatTTACTTGTTTCACCAGATACGTACCAGCCAAACCATCTATCTGATCACTGGTACACTTCACCTTGCTTTCTTGACTTTTGCGGTTCTCTCTGCGAGAGAGAATAGTTGCCTGTACAAAGAAGCAGTAGTTCTCCCCTTTGTCAATGCTTATTTCAAACTGATTACTTTTTGTCGTTGCCTCTTTCTAtgtataaagagaaaaaaaacactttcTTCAAGACATTCTTTGTAAAAGTTTTAGCTCTTAATAGCACAGAAGTTTTGTAACTATAAAACATACAAAATTAGAGGTATAGGAAGTTGAAAATAAGGGCTTACCTTTCCTGTACTTCGATCTTTCCAATAATAGAGTGTATATTCCAGGTCATTTTGAAAAATCTCTCTGATACTTTTAAAGCTTTTATTGGGAAATCTGTATGGTGTAAATGGATCTTCAACCAACACTTTCAGCTTGGAGTCAGTTAGTTCATAAGTTTGAATCCCTGGTGTTCCAATTGTAGCTAACGCAAacataaaaacatttttagaatTCCAGGCATAGGAAAAACTTTATTGGCAAATATCCTTTTCACACAACATGCTCTACTACcacctcaaaaaaacaaaacaaaataccccccacacaatctctctACTTTACCAGGTTTAAACACAGTGCCTATGTAACACAGTGACTGGCACAGTCAATGCATATTAATAAAATTTCAACATAGTGCATGGGGCTCACACAAAGTTCGAGGCACCACTTAAATCCTGTGTTAAGAGATAAAGTGGTGCATGAGGTCTTATGAAGTCCCCTGCAGTGGGAAAGACTTCAGCTACAGCTAAAAGGTGGCCAAGCACCACAAGGGCAAGAACCTAAACAGAAAAACTAGGCTCAATCCAAGCCCCATTGAATTAATTGGGGTGATATAAAAAAAAGTGATGTGATAAGAGACTATTACTATGCAATCCTACTTACTCTGATTATAAGGTGTGAATTTTGGGGAGATTGCATAAGGCGGCTCCTCAAACTTTTCTGTCCCAGAAAGCATTTCAGACACTATGTGTGCCGTATAGGTGTCTTTTACCTTCTCCAGTTTATCAGTAACATCACACTCTGTTTCTTTTGTGTGGACGCACACTTTTTCCCAGTTTGAGTTGATTCTGAAAGGAACCAAGAATGAAATATTGATACAACACTTTCTGAACAAAGTTTCATGCACATGCATACATTCATGCATGTAGTATACAATGCCTGGGATAAAATGGTTCTCAGTAATCGTCAAAGTCCAGAATTTTTACAATTTCTTCTGAATACATCATGCTTGTACCTGTAAACCATAGTCTGTGTAGTTGAGTGGAAAAATCCATACTATGCAAACATGCTTGATTCATAGTTTAAAAAGTTGAACCAAGCAACTAAAATTTAACTCACAATGAACCAATCTACCTGCCTTCTGTCAATATGCAATATATAATTAAGGAAAGATGTTTTCTTCAGGGTATGCTTTGATTTGATAACATATATTTTCATGTCTGTAAATTTAACAGGAAATTGCCACTCTGAATAATTTTGACACTggtcatttccccccctcaaatCTGTATAGAAAGAGGTAAGAGGTAAAATGTTCACAAATGCCTCAGTGACTAAagacaatgggatttaggctcttaagatacttagagcctttgaaaattttactcaaaaGCAATAATACATTTCCAGATATGTCCTAAAGAAACTCTAACTATCTTGAATGCACTGCTAGGGATGTGGAGGAGGGGGATCTGATAGGGACACTATACATAGTTCATAAAAGAGACAATTAACTAATCTAGTTAATGTTGTCACTCGTTTACTAGATATTCTGCATATGGGTATGGGCATGGGCATAATTAAAACCATGTAACAATCAGTACTAGTCATACAGGAATAAAAACTTCAGTTCAGATACATTAAGTAATCAACTGACTACAAAAAAATGACACAAACTTCTCTGGGTGTCTAAATGGCAAAAAGGGGTGCAGTTTGTATATTTTTCATAAATTAAAacaagcagatttttttaaagattatttgCAAACAGGGGGGAAAAGTGTCTTTGTCCCTTTTTGCTTCATAATGATAtaaaaaggaagcaaaaaaattaagcttgtatgttgtttgtttttttaatgtttaaaagcaGAAATATCAAATCTGGCCTCCTCTGTTTTTGCTGGAGAATCAAAGGACAAGTGTGAAGGCTTTCACGTAGTTCAATTGAAATGGCAGGAGTGTTGAGTGTATGTTAACAAAGGGGTTATCCTCCACGTGTTTGtcagaatttttaattaaaaggagTTTACTCAGATTTCAGTTTCTTGTGATGTCATAATTCTATTAGTTTCAAAGTGGTTTACAGAGTCCTCTAGAAGAGACAGGGATGATAATACCTGATCTTCATAAACAGGAAAAACAACAATAACCCATCtttgcagattttttaaaagccaCAATAAGGAAGCAAAAAAGGACACAAACTTTTAAAGTTAGGTTATCTTTATCTTTTTCCTCTGCCCATGAAAAATCCCACCTCTCCTGTGCACAGTAACCTTTTAAAAATGCCCATAAACTAAATCCTATTTGAGACACAATGCCCTACAATTATTCTTAGCACAAGCACTGTGTTTTTGAAATCTTTGAACCCTTAATTTATGTATATAATTTGTAAAAATTAAGGCTCCaagatttgaaaaacaaaacaaacaaacaaaacaaaaacagtgctTGTGCTAAGAATAGTTATGTCCATATTAGCACAGCTGTGGAGATCTACAATACTTACTAACACATCTCCTTGTACAGCTATCTTCAGTTTAAAAATTAACAACTATATAGGCCACACCCATCTGACATATATTCCTTGCAAGTAACAAAGGTTACTTAAACTTGCATTGTTTAGTAGTTCTCTCAAAGTTTCCATCCTTTTAGAAGTCTAAATCAGCTAAAATACTATTTTTAGCTTTCTTGTGAATCATTAATTGAAACTAATTGTGTTAAAGACACTTCTGCCTGTGAATCTACATGCAAGAAAAATCTCTGAGACACATTCTTGAATTAGGACCAAATCCTGTTTGCCTTACTTGCACAAATGATCAGATTCAATTCAGTTAGATTACATACAAAGAGAATTTAGCCCTACAAAAGAGCCAAATAAAACTAAAAGGActagctttaggcacctaaagatgaaaATAGTATCTAGTCGGATTTTTTAAAGCGCTTAATGCCTAACTCCATAATGTCTGGAGCTTACACTGCAAGTCAGGTGAGCAGACTGCTGTACTCATATGGTGTaccactgaaatagatggggctcagtgtgggtgcAGCAGTAAACGTGCCTGAATCacagtgcaggattggggcctatgtcCATTTGTGTCTGTAGGCTTGGGCCCTTAGGTTACATTATACTCctagttttcaacctttttctatttgtggacccctaaaaaatttcaaatggaggtctgaacccctttagaaatcttaagatagtctgcggacccccagggttccgtggaccacagattgaaaaccacacTGCATTATGCCATTCTgcttaaacatttgtttttatattaattttataaAGGCTGCATCAGGAACATGGCAGAGTATGTTTAACCCCACCCCATGtgcacagagaaaaaaaatccacaagcGTTATTGGGTATTTCACCCATTGCTCATGAAATTTAGCCTCCAGTTGTAGACACTGGAACATGCCAGAAACTATTAAAGTACAATGCTTTCCAAAAATGTGCAGACGGTTAATAATGCAGTTTCTCTTTCGGGCATGTTCAGTCATAGTTTTCATGTTAATTCATAGACTGTGTGCACAGTGAGCATTTCATATTTGTcagttttgtaataaaaaataaaattaggcaCTTAATATGTGCTTGGATTTTATTAGCCCAGTGTTTTGAAAAAGTCTAACAATGTTATAAGCCATGAATTGGAGTAAGTCTAGGAAGTTAGATGGAGAGGTCATTTTTTTAAGGTTACCCAGCGAGATTAAGTAATACTGATCCACTTAACTAATGCATTAATCATTAAATTAGAATAAAATTAGTCATATCTCtgcaaattctctctctcaacaTTAAAAAGAGGGAATTGTTTTACAGATGAAAgctgtggtgtttttttaaatgtagaagaTCAAATTCTACACAGTCTTCGTGAAGGggtgtaaactggtgcaaaaTATTTTGGGCCAAGTTTTTCAGTACCAGGTGGCCTGTACTGAAACCGCAGCGTCAAGATCTAGATCTGTACATTTTATTTCTAGAACGAGCAGAATCAGAGCCCGGAATCAGGTACACCTGCACTTGGAAGCAACCAAAACTCAAAATAGAGATCATAACTTTCCTAAAAGTTCTCATGTTTGGACTCTGCAttacattcatagattcaagaTATTTCAAATATTCTACCATGACTACACTTTTTTCTGCCTCAGTcacaaatgtctttttaaaattgaCATTCACTACACTATAGTGAGCAtggagagaaggggcaggggtacACCAGGCACTTGTACTTACAATTATATCTACTTACCCAGATATTTTTACTGTATAGACATAGTTGGTTGGCACAGGTTGCCACTGTAGTATTGTTTTGAAATTGATTGATGACCAAGTTATATTAACTGCTGTTGACAGTTCTGAATTACCtttagagacaaaaaaaaaaaaaaagaaaaaaaagaaaggaagttgTGATGAGTCACACTGTGTAGAGCTCTAAATTTATTACATTCCCTATTTAGGGGAAGTGAGATTTCTATAAGTAAGTATCTGTGATTATAGTAAAATTCTGTTTGTGAGAAATAATTCACAGAAATCATACTCATTTTACTTCTGCCATGGGAAATTCCTTTAATGCTGAATGTGGGAAGAAagttcctcttcttcccctcGGTGATCTGAATCTTTTGTAATTCAGCATAGTTGTTTCCCTGGCCACCAAATCAAATGTGC
Above is a window of Emys orbicularis isolate rEmyOrb1 chromosome 8, rEmyOrb1.hap1, whole genome shotgun sequence DNA encoding:
- the F3 gene encoding tissue factor yields the protein MASALDALVAACGRALLLAALLSQLDPCSGNSELSTAVNITWSSINFKTILQWQPVPTNYVYTVKISGINSNWEKVCVHTKETECDVTDKLEKVKDTYTAHIVSEMLSGTEKFEEPPYAISPKFTPYNQTTIGTPGIQTYELTDSKLKVLVEDPFTPYRFPNKSFKSIREIFQNDLEYTLYYWKDRSTGKKEATTKSNQFEISIDKGENYCFFVQATILSRRENRKSQESKVKCTSDQIDGLAVYGIEVFIIIAAVAIVILIAIIGLSVTLYKCKKTRAAKEKENMPLTDV